A genomic window from Nicotiana sylvestris chromosome 11, ASM39365v2, whole genome shotgun sequence includes:
- the LOC104231070 gene encoding zinc finger protein ZAT12-like → MTSMKRSREEERQVEAEAMANCALMLLSRLNNNNTTSTDRDYHNEFECKTCNKRFQSFQALGGHRASHKRPKLLTGAGDFLVQSKKNKMHDCSICGMEFSLGQALGGHMRRHRDEINKTSTAAGKTIIPVVGKKMIPVLKKSNSSKRIFCLDLNLTPDVDVDLKLWPTEPVSSPVLRRFF, encoded by the coding sequence ATGACTAGTATGAAAAGAAGCAGAGAAGAAGAAAGGCAAGTGGAAGCAGAAGCCATGGCTAACTGCGCTTTAATGCTATTGTCTcgtttaaacaacaacaacaccacTTCAACAGATCGAGATTATCACAATGAGTTTGAATGCAAGACTTGTAATAAACGCTTCCAATCTTTCCAAGCTCTTGGCGGCCACAGGGCAAGTCATAAACGGCCAAAATTACTCACCGGAGCCGGAGATTTTCTTGTGCAAtccaaaaagaataaaatgcaTGATTGTTCTATTTGTGGTATGGAGTTCTCTTTGGGTCAAGCTTTAGGTGGACACATGAGGCGTCACCGTGATGAAATTAATAAAACCTCGACGGCAGCCGGAAAGACGATTATTCCGGTCGTCGGAAAGAAGATGATACCGGTTTTGAAGAAGTCAAATAGCAGCAAGAGAATTTTTTGCTTGGACTTGAACTTAACCCCTGATGTAGATGTTGATCTGAAGTTATGGCCGACGGAGCCGGTTTCATCTCCGGTTTTGCGACGCTTCTTTTAA
- the LOC104231071 gene encoding methyl-CpG-binding domain-containing protein 7, giving the protein MVVYGGKIVRMDEEQLNQWAIVPSRSAATLPYELPDGWVIEEVPRRDGSFVDKYYYEPGTGLKFRSRIAAQRYLAEMREDVPLSATLEELKENKPLSKMFKLHHQAKKSVPCKRNISREDLQKSSFLSPPAKVNWVLSSPKGDGWDPFIAGTPIPDSVKQQWTKRFMLFMNDETPNAENSD; this is encoded by the exons ATGGTTGTTTATGGTGGAAAG ATAGTGAGAATGGACGAAGAGCAGTTGAATCAATGGGCAATTGTGCCATCAAGAAGTGCAGCCACCTTACCCTATGAACTTCCAGATGGTTGGGTGATAGAAGAGGTACCACGTAGAGACGGAAGCTTCGTGGACAAG TATTACTATGAACCAGGAACTGGACTAAAGTTTAGGTCCAGAATAGCAGCACAGAGATACTTAGCAGAAATGAGAGAAGATGTTCCTTTGTCAGCTACTCTAGAAGAACTAAAAGAGAATAAACCGCTCTCCAAGATGTTTAAGTTGCACCATCAGGCAAAG AAATCCGTTCCATGTAAGAGAAACATCTCCAGAGAGGATTTGCAGAAGTCGTCATTTCTTTCTCCACCTGCAAAAGTAAATTGGGTTCTTTCTAGTCCTAAAGGGGATGGTTGGGACCCTTTCATTGCCGGAACACCAATCCCTGATTCGGTAAAACAGCAATGGACTAAAAGATTCATGTTGTTCATGAATGATGAGACTCCGAATGCAGAAAACTCAGACTAG